The following proteins are co-located in the Telopea speciosissima isolate NSW1024214 ecotype Mountain lineage chromosome 9, Tspe_v1, whole genome shotgun sequence genome:
- the LOC122640298 gene encoding uncharacterized protein LOC122640298, with protein MGNCIRHESSDSDMTWGGDDWGSPQPEKLIFTKKSDRKREEEANPEKMQKKKKMMNRGGGMVSAGGVAVTEVKIKITKKQLEELIGKVDVQGRMSVQQMLAHLMIVGDDRHQVHHRSWRPALQSIPE; from the coding sequence ATGGGGAATTGCATTCGACATGAATCTTCAGATTCAGACATGACATGGGGAGGCGATGATTGGGGTTCTCCACAACCGGAGAAGTTGATCTTCACCAAGAAGAGTGatcgaaagagagaagaagaagctaatCCAGAAAAGatgcagaagaagaaaaagatgatgaACAGAGGAGGAGGAATGGTTTCTGCTGGTGGTGTTGCTGTGACGGAAGTAAAGATTAAGATTACAAAGAAGCAATTGGAAGAGTTGATAGGGAAAGTAGATGTTCAAGGTCGTATGTCCGTACAACAGATGCTTGCACATTTGATGATTGTTGGCGACGATAGACATCAAGTTCATCACAGATCTTGGAGACCTGCACTTCAGAGCATCCCTGAATGA